The nucleotide sequence GACGATGACCGCCCTCTCGGCGGACTCGACGTCGTGCATGGCGGCCTTCGGCATTTTTCGTCCCCTCCCCGCGACCCGGCCTACCAGGCGAGGCGCATGGCGCGGACGCGCTCGACCGCCTCGGCGCAACGCCCGCCGTCGCGGTCGCCGAGCACCGTCAGCGACATGCGCACATAGCCTTCGCCGTACTCGCCGTAGCCGATCCCCGGAATGACGAGCACGCCCGCCTCCTGGAGCAGCCGCCGCGCGAAACCCATGCTGGTTTCCCCGGGCGGCACGGGCGCCCACACGTAGAAGGTCGCTCGCGGCTTGGGAACCGGCCATCCGAGCGCGTTCAGGCCATCAACCAGCACGTCGCGTCGGCGACGAATCAGGTCCAGGGACGCGCTGTTGTCGCCGTGCTCGATGGCCCACGCCGCCGCCCGCGAGACCGCGGCGAACTGCTTGCTGTCGATGTTCGACTTGAGCTTACTGAGCGTCGCGACGGCGTCCGGGTTCCCAAAGGCCATGCCGACGCGCCACCCGGTCATGTTGAACATCTTGGAGAACGAATGGAGCTCGATGGCGTGCTCGCCCGCGCCCTCCACCTGGAGCACCGACGGCGGGCGACAGCCGTCGAAGGTGACCTCGGAGTAGGCGGCGTCGTTGACGAGCAGGATGTCGTGGTCGCGGCAGAAGGCGATGGCCTCACGGTAGAAGTCGAGCGAGGCGACGGCTCCGGTCGGGTTGTTCGGGTAGTTGAGCCAGAGGAGCTTCGCTCGCCGGGCGGCTTCCGAGGGGATCGCGGTCAGGTCCGGTAGGAAGCCACGGGTGGCGGTGAGCGGCATCGCCACCGTCTCGCCGCCGGCCAGCAGCGTGTTCACCTTGTAGACCGTGTAGGCCGGGTCGGGCACGAGCGACACGTCGCCGGGGTCGATGTAGGCCCATGCGAGGTGCGCCAGCCCCTCCTTCGAGCCGATCAGCAGCAGGGCCTCGACGGCCGGGTCGACGGGAACGCAGAACCGCCGCTCGAACCACGCGCTCACCGCGCGCAGGAACGCCGGATCGCCGGCCGGGGACTCGTCGTAACGGTGCGTCTCCGGCTCCGAGGCGGCCCGGCAGAGCGCGTCCACCACGGGCGAGGGCGTCGGCTGGTCGGGATCTCCGATGCCGAGGTCGATCAGGTCGCGCCCCTCGGAGATGGCCTGGCTCTTCAGGCGGGCGATCTCGCCGAAGAGGTAGGGGGGGATCTGCTCCAGTCGGCGTGCGCGTGCTACCACTCCGTCCTCCTTGCCCTGGCTCCTGGGCGGCGCGCGTTCGGGCCGAGGCCGGCGCTCAGGGGAGCAACGCCTGACGGACCCGAATGGTCGTGACCGAACGGACGGACGTCGCGCCCTCGCGCGCCGTCGCGGTGGCCGGGACCGTGCGGCGGAGGGTCCCGGTGACCTCCGCGTCCTGGCCGATGTCGCGGGCGAAGTACTGTGTGATCGTGCCGTCGATCGTGCCGGCCGGCGCCGAGCCCGCCTTCTCGTGGCCCGTTCGGAACGCCGCCTTGAACGTGAACGCCAGGTGGGCACACGGATGGTCGCCGCGCCGCGCCTCGCCCAGATAGCGGCCGGTGAAGCGGATCGTGATGCGATCGTTCCTCGCGCCGCGCGCAGTCAAGGTGGCCTTCCACTGCATCCCCCGGACGGTTGGCTTCAGCGGCAGCGGGAAGCTGAGGCCGTCCAGAAACTGCGGGCCCGGGTCCTTCACGCCCTGCGGCGCCCTGCGCGCCACGCCGAGGCAGCGGCCGTCGCGCGCATAGGTGAAGATCCGCGTCACCGGGTCGACGACGTGCTCGATGGCGCCGCCGGAGGTGCGCGTGCGCACCTGGCCCTCGACCGGCGTCTCCTCGACGGTGGCCTTGCCTCCGATCGAGCGAACGACCTGGCGCCGGGCGATGATGGTGCTCGCCTGCTCGGCGACCAACCGCGCCTCACCGCCCTTCGGCTCGAGCGTCGTCCGCACCGTCTGCTCCACGCGATAGCGCGTGACGCTGCCCGGGATATAGCGGTATTGGAGAAGGCCCGGACCGAGCAGGAGGAAGGCCGACAGAAGAGCGCCGCGGGCCCGGAGCCGGCACAGAGCGGAGCCACCGGCGGAGATCGCGGCTCGTGTCATGGCGAGGAGCTCCCCGCGCCCGCCGCGGCCGCGCGCCGGAGCGCGTCGCGGATCACCTCGGC is from Chthonomonadales bacterium and encodes:
- a CDS encoding LL-diaminopimelate aminotransferase, whose translation is MVARARRLEQIPPYLFGEIARLKSQAISEGRDLIDLGIGDPDQPTPSPVVDALCRAASEPETHRYDESPAGDPAFLRAVSAWFERRFCVPVDPAVEALLLIGSKEGLAHLAWAYIDPGDVSLVPDPAYTVYKVNTLLAGGETVAMPLTATRGFLPDLTAIPSEAARRAKLLWLNYPNNPTGAVASLDFYREAIAFCRDHDILLVNDAAYSEVTFDGCRPPSVLQVEGAGEHAIELHSFSKMFNMTGWRVGMAFGNPDAVATLSKLKSNIDSKQFAAVSRAAAWAIEHGDNSASLDLIRRRRDVLVDGLNALGWPVPKPRATFYVWAPVPPGETSMGFARRLLQEAGVLVIPGIGYGEYGEGYVRMSLTVLGDRDGGRCAEAVERVRAMRLAW